The DNA region GCCGCTCGGCCTCGATCGCGGCCGAGCGCGTGCAGTTAGAGTCGGCCGGAATGGTTCTCGAAAGCACGAAGATCGCCTCCCCGTTCGTGCTTTCGGGGACCATTAGAAAGGCGGCGCCGGCATGACGACGCTCCCTACGACTCAGGGCGAGCTTTTCAGCCTTGATAGCCCGTTGCTCACCGAGGTCCGCGGCGAGCGATCATTGATGGCCTATCCATTCTTTGCGCTGACTAAAACGGCGTGGATGAAGCCGCTGGCCTATAGGACGGACGCCGTTTCCATCGAGATTGGGCCGGGTCCGCGCGGTGTCGCGACTATCTACGACAAGGAAGTCCTGCTTTATATTGCGAGTCTGCTTGTAGCAAAGCTCGACTCGGGCGAGAAAGTCTCGCAGGACTTCTACTTTACCGCGCACGACCTGTTTCGCGTAACCGGGGTCAACAGCTCAGCCCGATCCTACGCCCGCCTATCGGACGCGCTTGAGCGTCTGCAAGGCACGCAGATCAAGACCAACATCGAGGCTGGTGGCGAGGGCGAGGCGGGTTTCTTCTCCTGGCTCTCCGAAGCGCGGTTGACCTATACCAAGACGCGCACCGGCGATCGGCGTCTCAAGGCGGTCCGCGTCCGGCTCTGCGACTGGCTCTATCGCGCGATCTTGCGTGACCGGGAAGTTCTCGATTACTCGCCGAATTACTTTCAGATCGGGCCTGTTGAACGCCGTCTTTATGAAGTCGCGCGCGCTTCGTGCGCAAATGGCGCTATTGACGTCGATATCGAAGACCTACGTCTGCAAATTGGGT from Sphingobium yanoikuyae includes:
- a CDS encoding replication initiator protein A is translated as MTTLPTTQGELFSLDSPLLTEVRGERSLMAYPFFALTKTAWMKPLAYRTDAVSIEIGPGPRGVATIYDKEVLLYIASLLVAKLDSGEKVSQDFYFTAHDLFRVTGVNSSARSYARLSDALERLQGTQIKTNIEAGGEGEAGFFSWLSEARLTYTKTRTGDRRLKAVRVRLCDWLYRAILRDREVLDYSPNYFQIGPVERRLYEVARASCANGAIDVDIEDLRLQIGYQNPVKNFRHALKGIAEEDSIPDYRIVLGDNTNEDVKRKRGPRAGSAKVTIIPRTTAPPC